The Pirellulales bacterium genome has a segment encoding these proteins:
- a CDS encoding circularly permuted type 2 ATP-grasp protein, with the protein MGEAAAFSNPLPRDGLLADYRPPAGVFDEMVTPTGSLRTPWEQFIGGVNRAGAGGLAQRSEQVKRLLRESGVTYNVVGAPQGPDRPWELDPLPMLFEKRAWETLAEALIQRATLLNLILADVYGPQRLVSEGVLPPAVVFDHPGYLLPCHGIRLPDDAYLCLYAAHLARQPDGQWMVLNDRTQGPSGTGYTLENRIAVSRTLRNDFETLHIERLAPFFIALQERLFSLAPKQRENPRVVLLSPGISSPTFFEDGYMARYLGYTQVEGGDLTVRGNCVYLKTLGGLLPVDVILRRIPDRDCDPLELEGNSPFGTAGLVQALRDGEVVIANAVGSGFLEAPVLAAFLPAACRLLLQQDLQCPSLPTWWCGDAESMNYVESNLSQLIVRHAFKRRTAPPIAGGELTDDQQRQLIEQMRRRPEHFIAQMPVERSTTPVWNGHAVQPWRVELRTFAVAAKDGYQIMPGGLARLFESPQTIGESMAAGQSSKDVWVLSDAPVEPVTLLKQPSKLIELRRSPADVPSRTADNLFWLGRHAERAEAMVRHLRSCIVRLTSDLEPTGLAELFDLVAALTDVPGAAALPSFGPERNTEVVSSLRQEVIRWLFDAQRPGALAYTLEALHSKASQVRDRLSVDGWRIVNQMNLTALFPWEPQPSRLGDLVLLLNQVLNLLAALSGLGTESMTRGLGWRFLDMGRRIERALQTLRLFRRTLVSATAETTPLFEAILEICDSSMTYRYRYRSTLQLAPVLDLLLIDDSNPRAVGYQLNSLSEHVAVLPVMVGDPVHSAEQQTMMTAQATVRLTDVEALCTADQFGQRDRLEALLEQLEDQLRSLSDEITHHYLTHTGPARQLRLVAAGRFDTLRMDGTHSK; encoded by the coding sequence ATGGGCGAGGCAGCTGCGTTTTCCAATCCATTGCCCCGCGACGGGTTGCTGGCGGATTACCGTCCACCGGCCGGTGTGTTTGACGAAATGGTCACTCCCACGGGGTCGCTGCGAACGCCCTGGGAGCAATTTATCGGCGGGGTTAATCGGGCCGGGGCGGGGGGGCTGGCACAGCGATCGGAGCAGGTTAAGCGTTTGCTGCGCGAAAGCGGCGTGACGTACAACGTGGTGGGCGCACCGCAGGGGCCAGATCGGCCGTGGGAGTTGGATCCGCTGCCGATGCTATTTGAAAAACGAGCCTGGGAAACGCTCGCCGAGGCGCTGATTCAACGGGCCACATTATTGAATCTGATTTTGGCCGACGTGTATGGGCCACAACGGCTGGTGAGCGAAGGGGTATTGCCGCCGGCGGTGGTTTTCGATCATCCCGGTTATTTGCTCCCCTGCCACGGCATTCGGCTGCCTGACGACGCCTATTTGTGCTTGTACGCCGCCCATTTGGCCCGCCAACCGGATGGGCAATGGATGGTGTTGAACGACCGGACACAAGGCCCTTCGGGCACGGGCTACACGCTTGAAAACCGGATTGCGGTGTCGCGCACCTTACGGAACGACTTTGAGACGTTGCACATCGAACGGTTGGCGCCGTTCTTCATTGCGCTGCAGGAGCGGCTGTTTTCGCTGGCGCCCAAGCAGCGCGAAAATCCGCGCGTGGTGCTGCTTTCGCCGGGCATCAGCAGCCCCACTTTTTTTGAAGACGGGTACATGGCCCGTTATCTGGGTTACACGCAGGTCGAAGGGGGTGATTTGACGGTCCGCGGAAACTGTGTGTATTTGAAAACGCTGGGCGGATTGCTGCCGGTGGACGTCATTTTGCGGCGCATTCCCGACCGGGACTGCGATCCGTTGGAACTGGAAGGCAATTCGCCCTTTGGCACGGCCGGTTTAGTGCAAGCGCTGCGTGACGGCGAGGTGGTGATTGCCAACGCGGTGGGCTCCGGCTTTTTGGAAGCTCCCGTGCTGGCGGCGTTTTTGCCGGCGGCTTGCCGCTTGCTATTACAACAAGACTTGCAATGCCCGTCGTTGCCGACGTGGTGGTGCGGCGACGCCGAGTCGATGAATTATGTGGAATCGAATTTAAGCCAACTGATTGTGCGACATGCCTTTAAGCGCCGGACAGCGCCGCCGATTGCGGGGGGTGAATTGACGGACGATCAGCAGCGTCAACTTATCGAGCAAATGCGCCGGCGGCCGGAACATTTCATCGCACAAATGCCCGTCGAACGATCGACCACGCCCGTTTGGAATGGGCACGCCGTTCAACCGTGGCGCGTGGAGCTGCGCACGTTTGCGGTGGCTGCGAAAGACGGGTACCAAATCATGCCCGGCGGATTGGCGCGATTGTTCGAAAGCCCGCAAACCATCGGCGAATCGATGGCCGCCGGGCAAAGCAGCAAAGACGTATGGGTATTGTCCGACGCGCCGGTGGAACCGGTGACGCTGCTGAAGCAACCGTCGAAATTGATCGAGTTGCGGCGCAGTCCCGCCGATGTGCCCAGCCGCACCGCCGACAATTTATTTTGGCTCGGTCGGCATGCGGAACGTGCCGAAGCGATGGTGCGGCATTTGCGCAGTTGCATCGTACGGCTGACCAGCGACCTGGAACCGACGGGTTTGGCCGAGTTGTTCGATTTGGTCGCCGCGCTTACGGACGTTCCCGGTGCGGCGGCACTGCCTTCGTTCGGCCCGGAAAGGAATACGGAAGTGGTTAGCTCGCTGCGGCAGGAGGTGATTCGGTGGCTGTTCGATGCCCAACGGCCCGGCGCTTTGGCGTACACCCTGGAAGCGCTGCACAGCAAGGCCTCTCAAGTGCGAGACCGTTTGTCTGTGGACGGCTGGCGGATTGTCAATCAAATGAATTTGACCGCGCTGTTTCCCTGGGAACCGCAACCAAGCCGGCTGGGTGATTTGGTGTTGCTGCTCAACCAAGTGCTTAATTTATTGGCGGCGCTGTCCGGCCTGGGAACCGAAAGCATGACGCGGGGGTTAGGCTGGCGGTTCCTGGACATGGGCCGCCGGATTGAGCGCGCATTGCAGACACTGCGTCTTTTCCGCCGCACGCTGGTCAGCGCTACCGCCGAAACCACACCGCTGTTTGAAGCCATTTTGGAAATATGCGACAGCTCCATGACGTATCGCTACCGCTATCGGTCCACGCTGCAACTAGCACCCGTGTTGGATTTGCTGCTGATCGACGATTCGAATCCGCGGGCGGTGGGTTATCAACTGAACTCGCTGTCGGAGCACGTGGCAGTGTTGCCCGTCATGGTGGGTGATCCGGTCCACAGCGCCGAACAGCAAACGATGATGACTGCCCAAGCCACGGTCCGATTGACCGACGTGGAGGCACTGTGCACGGCCGATCAATTTGGCCAGCGCGACCGGCTGGAAGCGCTGCTGGAACAATTGGAAGATCAATTGCGCAGCCTGTCGGACGAAATTACGCATCATTACCTAACCCACACCGGCCCGGCTCGTCAGTTACGCCTGGTGGCGGCCGGTCGATTCGACACGCTGCGAATGGACGGCACGCACAGCAAATGA